In Candida orthopsilosis Co 90-125, chromosome 4 draft sequence, a single genomic region encodes these proteins:
- a CDS encoding Mnt3 mannosyltransferase: protein MLRRVYIVSLLFIAASLVFSPSTLLSKKSEDKSYRYINDAEFKSFLQTHHQEHQSENLSILKAPVHNHRENATFLMLARNHDLYLVLETIQVVQDRFNDKFNYDYTFLNDEPFSSDFIYLIGSYITRGKVNFGVIPKEHWSYPSHINTTKCAEVRANFADIPYGDSESYRHMCRFYSGFFYKHEMVRQYQYYWRIEPDIKLYCDVNEDLFRTMREKHKKYGFAIALFEYSETIPTLWPHVLEYIKERQLQPELLPMFTNKFNWYNLCHFWSNFEIANLDVFNDPQYEDFFEYLDSVGGFFYERWGDAPIHTMAMMIMLSKKDLHWFANIGYTHPPYVQCPQNPAIYVQNRCVCDPDEDVTLNDNTSCNSHFLRFLES, encoded by the coding sequence aTGCTCCGACGTGTTTACATCGTCTCCTTGTTGTTCATCGCAGCCTCGCTCGTTTTCCTGCCTTCAACATTGCTCAGCAAAAAGCTGGAAGATAAAAGCTACCGGTATATAAACGATGCTGAGTTCAAATCATTTCTACAAACCCATCACCAAGAACATCAATCAGAAAACTTGAGCATTCTAAAGGCACCAGTGCACAACCATCGTGAAAATGCTACATTCCTAATGTTGGCTCGAAACCATGATTTATATTTGGTGTTGGAAACTATACAAGTGGTACAGGATCGATTCAATGACAAGTTTAATTATGATTACACTTTTCTCAATGACGAACCATTCTCATCCGACTTTATCTACCTTATCGGTAGTTACATTACTCGTGGAAAAGTTAATTTTGGAGTTATACCTAAGGAACATTGGTCATATCCCAGTCACATCAATACTACCAAATGTGCTGAAGTACGGGCTAACTTTGCTGATATTCCATATGGAGATTCGGAAAGTTATCGACATATGTGTCGTTTCTATTCAGGGTTTTTCTACAAACATGAGATGGTGAGACAGTATCAGTATTATTGGAGGATAGAACCGGATATCAAGTTATATTGCGATGTGAATGAAGACTTGTTTCGTACAATGAGGGAAAAACATAAGAAATATGGCTTTGCTATTGctctttttgaatattctGAAACCATACCAACTTTATGGCCCCATGTGCTCGAGTACATAAAAGAACGACAATTGCAACCTGAGCTTTTGCCAATGTTCACCAATAAGTTCAACTGGTACAACTTGTGTCATTTTTggtcaaattttgaaatagCAAATCTAGATGTCTTTAATGATCCTCAGTATGAGGACTTTTTTGAATACTTGGATTCGGTGGGTGGGTTTTTCTATGAGCGATGGGGTGATGCTCCTATACATACAATGgcaatgatgataatgttgTCCAAAAAAGATCTCCACTGGTTTGCAAATATCGGGTATACCCATCCACCATATGTGCAATGTCCTCAAAATCCTGCAATTTACGTGCAAAATAGATGTGTATGTGATCccgatgaagatgttaCGTTAAATGATAATACAAGTTGCAACAGCCATTTCCTCAGGTTTTTAGAAAGCTAA